A single region of the Pan troglodytes isolate AG18354 chromosome 18, NHGRI_mPanTro3-v2.0_pri, whole genome shotgun sequence genome encodes:
- the CTU2 gene encoding cytoplasmic tRNA 2-thiolation protein 2, protein MCQVGEDYGEPAPGEPPPAPRPSREQKCVKCKEAQPVVVIRAGDAFCRDCFKAFYVHKFRAMLGKNRLIFPGEKVLLAWSGGPSSSSMVWQVLEGLSQDSAKRLRFVAGVIFVDEGAACGQSLEERSKTLAEVKPILQATGFPWHVVALEEVFSLPPSVLWCSAQEPVGSEGAYKAAVDSFLQQQHVLGAGGGPGPTQGEEQPPQPPLDPQNLARPPTPAQTEALSQLFCSVRTLTAKEELLQTLRTHLILHMARAHGYSKVMTGDSCTRLAIKLMTNLALGRGAFLAWDTGFSDERHGDVVVVRPMRDHTLKEVAFYNRLFSVPSVFTPAVDTKAPEKASIHRLMEAFILRLQTQFPSTVSTVYRTSEKLVKGPRDGPAAGDSGPRCLLCMCALDVDAADSATAFGAQTSSHLSQMQSPIPLTETRTPPGPCCSPGVGWAQRCGQGACRREDPQTCIEEQLCYSCRVNMKDLPSLDPLPPYILAEAQLRTHRAWGLQEIRDCLIEDSDDEAGQS, encoded by the exons GGACTGTTTCAAGGCCTTCTACGTCCACAAGTTCAGAGCCATGCTGGGCAAGAACCGGCTCATCTTTCCAGGCGAGAAG GTGCTCTTGGCGTGGTCTGGGGGGCCTTCGTCCAGCTCCATGGTCTGGCAGGTTCTTGAG GGCctgagccaagattctgccaaaagactgCGCTTTGTGGCAGGGGTCATCTTTGTTGACG AGGGAGCAGCCTGTGGCCAGAGCCTAGAGGAGAGATCAAAGACCCTGGCCGAAGTGAAGCCCATTCTGCAAGCAACTGGGTTCCCATGGCATGTGGTGGCCTTAGAGGAG GTGTTCAGCCTGCCACCGTCGGTGCTTTGGTGCTCTGCCCAGGAGCCGGTGGGATCCGAGGGGGCCTACAAGGCGGCCGTGGACAGCTTCCTCCAGCAGCAGCATGTGCTGGGGGCCGGGGGTGGTCCTGGCCCGACTCAAGGGGAGGAACAGCCACCCCAGCCCCCGCTGGACCCCCAGAACCTGGCAAGACCGCCTACCCCTGCCCAGACTGAGGCTCTTTCCCAACTGTTCTGCTCAGTGAGGACACTGACTGCCAAGGAGGAGCTTCTGCAGACCCTGCG GACCCACCTGATCCTGCACATGGCCCGAGCCCACGGCTACTCCAAGGTCATGACTGGGGACAGCTGCACACGCTTGGCTATCAAGCTCATGACCAACCTGGCGCTGGGTCGAGGGGCCTTCCTGGCCTGGGATACG GGCTTCTCGGATGAGCGGCACGGGGACGTGGTGGTGGTGCGGCCCATGCGGGACCACACCCTGAAGGAGGTCGCTTTCTACAACCGCCTGTTCTCTGTTCCTTCTGTCTTCACACCAGCCGTCGACACCAAG GCCCCTGAAAAGGCCAGCATCCACCGGCTGATGGAGGCTTTCATCCTCAGGCTGCAGACCCAGTTCCCCTCCACTGTCAGCACTGTGTacag GACAAGTGAGAAGCTGGTGAAAGGCCCCCGGGACGGCCCTGCTGCCGGCGACTCCGGCCCCCGCTGCCTCCTCTGCATGTGTGCCCTGGACGTCGACGCCGCTG ACAGTGCCACGGCTTTTGGGGCTCAGACCTCCTCGCATCTCTCCCAGATGCAGTCACCCATCCCCCTGACTGAGACCCGGACACCCCCGGGGCCCTGCTGTTCTCCAGGGGTGGGCTGGGCCCAGCGCTGCGGCCAGGGGGCCTGCAGGAG GGAGGACCCCCAAACCTGCATTGAGGAGCAGCTGTGCTACAGCTGCCGCGTGAACATGAAGGACTTG CCCTCACTGGACCCCCTGCCGCCGTACATCCTGGCTGAGGCCCAGCTCCGCACACACAG GGCCTGGGGCTTGCAGGAGATCCGGGACTGTCTGATTGAGGACAGTGACGACGAGGCGGGCCAGAGCTGA